Proteins encoded in a region of the Pelmatolapia mariae isolate MD_Pm_ZW linkage group LG6, Pm_UMD_F_2, whole genome shotgun sequence genome:
- the LOC134628684 gene encoding uncharacterized protein LOC134628684 codes for MTNAEYTKIYLSITERHTQTKKSVSLRLKRENDIENQHLGLPIGIGVGVGSLVVIAVVVLILYRCKVLRMSETAAEGSSELRTKSGHNTEGNTGDHQYEEINVRRQQESSLPSVCAVTSPPPDLVYHANVDFQKDTNVNLPADIVHYATVDFQKDGRMLPVTSENGSTPMGQDIINPSADIVQYTTVGFHTDGKTLPDTKKNSSAGTGHSATSNQAPETTLYSTVIRQGEQ; via the exons ATGACAAATGCTGAATACACCAAAATATACCTTTCTATCA CTGAAAGACACACTCAAACCAAAAAATCAGTCAGTTTACGTTTGAAGAGAGAAAACGACATCGAAAATCAGCATTTAG GCCTGCCTATTGGTATTGGAGTGGGTGTGGGATCATTAGTGGTGATTGCTGTGGTTGTGCTAATACTATACAGATGTAAAGTCCTCAGAATGTCAG AAACTGCTGCTGAGGGGTCATCAGAGCTGAGGACAAAGTCTGGACATAAcacagag GGAAATACTGGAGATCATCAATATGAAGAGATTAATGTACGGAGACAGCAAGAGAGCTCACTGCCATCTGTTTGTGCTGTTACCAGCCCTCCTCCAGACCTGGTCTACCATGCTAATGTTGATTTTCAGAAGGATACCAATGTCAATCTTCCTGCAGACATAGTCCACTATGCCACTGTGGATTTCCAAAAAGATGGAAGAATGCTTCCTGTCACTAGTGAAAACGGCTCTACTCCCATGGGACAAGACATCATCAATCCTTCTGCAGACATAGTTCAGTATACCACTGTGGGTTTCCACACTGATGGAAAAACACTTCCTGACACTAAGAAAAATAGCTCCGCTGGCACGGGACATAGTGCTACCAGCAATCAAGCACCTGAGACAACTCTCTATTCAACTGTTATAAGACAAGGGGAGCAATAA